A stretch of the Mycobacterium shigaense genome encodes the following:
- a CDS encoding class I SAM-dependent methyltransferase has product MERHGSPFVVATGNQNVDATLLTGVSKTALLTLYGRAYQARHPDPIIDDPMAIEAVASLDFDFEKFGRRGQEMALRSLAVDQCAIEYLAMRPGATVVALGEGLQTSFWRLDRALPDPQFSWLSVDLPAVIDLRQRLLPKSPRITHLAQSALDYSWIEKVDAANGVFVTAEGLLMYLQPDEALGLIAQCAKRFPGGRMFFDLPPTIVKKVARRGLRSSKHYRVPPMPFSLSIGQLRKLADTVPGIVAMHDVPMPAGRGLFFGKLYPAFWRFPPTKPYRGVFAMLEFG; this is encoded by the coding sequence ATGGAACGTCATGGCAGCCCCTTCGTCGTCGCGACCGGCAACCAAAATGTGGATGCCACGCTGCTGACGGGTGTCTCGAAAACGGCGCTGCTGACCCTCTACGGCAGGGCATACCAGGCCCGGCACCCCGACCCGATCATCGACGATCCGATGGCCATCGAGGCGGTAGCATCCCTCGATTTCGACTTCGAGAAGTTCGGGCGCAGGGGCCAGGAGATGGCGCTGCGCTCACTTGCCGTCGATCAGTGTGCGATCGAATACCTCGCCATGCGGCCCGGGGCGACCGTCGTCGCGCTTGGCGAAGGTCTGCAGACTTCCTTCTGGCGGCTGGACCGCGCCCTGCCCGACCCACAATTCAGTTGGCTGTCGGTGGATTTGCCTGCGGTCATCGACCTGCGACAGCGCCTGCTGCCGAAATCCCCGCGGATCACCCATCTCGCGCAGTCGGCCCTCGACTACAGCTGGATCGAGAAGGTCGACGCCGCAAACGGCGTTTTCGTCACCGCCGAAGGACTGCTGATGTACCTGCAGCCCGACGAAGCGCTGGGACTGATCGCCCAGTGCGCCAAGCGGTTTCCGGGCGGCCGAATGTTCTTCGATCTCCCTCCGACCATCGTCAAGAAGGTCGCGCGCAGGGGGCTGCGTTCGTCCAAGCACTACCGGGTTCCGCCGATGCCGTTCAGCCTCTCGATAGGTCAACTGAGAAAGCTTGCGGATACCGTGCCCGGAATCGTTGCGATGCACGATGTTCCGATGCCCGCGGGACGGGGGTTGTTCTTCGGTAAGCTGTACCCCGCGTTCTGGCGCTTCCCGCCGACCAAGCCCTATCGCGGCGTCTTCGCGATGCTCGAATTCGGCTGA
- a CDS encoding NADP-dependent oxidoreductase, with translation MPDRNRRFLLRERPSGRIGPETFELVQEAVPEIADGEALVRVDWISLDPTNRTWINDTPTYLPPVGIGEVMRAGGLGEVVESKNPNYRVGQIVQGLVGWQEYVVVSDTAPLFGVDVADGISPSAYLGALGTTGLTAWVGIRDISKPQPGETVVVSAAAGAVGSIAGQLAKADGARVVGIVGGPDKCRLLTEELGFAAAVDYRADDWVAQLRAATPNGIDVDFENVGGVIMDAVFARLNIGARVALCGLISGYNEADPPPGPRAFGNLLIQRATLQGFIVLDHLGRAAEANREIAGLIADGKLTPLETVVEGFEQLPTAINMLFDGKNVGKLIVKVA, from the coding sequence ATGCCCGATCGAAACCGTCGCTTTCTGCTCCGCGAGCGCCCCTCCGGCCGCATTGGTCCCGAGACCTTCGAGCTCGTCCAGGAGGCCGTACCCGAGATCGCCGACGGCGAGGCACTGGTGCGCGTCGACTGGATCTCGCTCGATCCGACGAACCGCACCTGGATCAACGACACCCCGACCTATCTGCCTCCGGTCGGCATCGGCGAAGTCATGCGCGCCGGCGGCCTCGGTGAAGTCGTCGAATCCAAGAACCCGAACTATCGCGTCGGGCAGATCGTGCAGGGGCTCGTCGGTTGGCAGGAGTATGTGGTCGTCTCGGACACGGCGCCGCTGTTCGGAGTCGATGTCGCCGACGGTATCTCGCCGAGCGCCTACCTGGGCGCGCTCGGAACGACGGGGCTAACCGCCTGGGTGGGGATCCGCGATATCAGCAAGCCGCAACCGGGTGAGACCGTGGTCGTATCGGCTGCCGCCGGTGCGGTCGGTTCGATCGCCGGCCAGCTCGCCAAGGCCGACGGGGCGCGGGTCGTCGGTATCGTCGGCGGGCCGGACAAATGCCGGCTGCTCACCGAGGAGCTCGGCTTCGCCGCCGCCGTCGACTACCGCGCCGACGATTGGGTTGCCCAACTCCGCGCGGCAACGCCCAACGGGATCGACGTCGACTTCGAGAACGTCGGCGGTGTGATCATGGACGCGGTCTTCGCACGCCTCAACATCGGCGCGCGCGTCGCGCTGTGCGGCCTGATCTCGGGCTACAACGAGGCTGACCCACCGCCCGGTCCGCGCGCGTTCGGCAACCTGCTGATTCAGCGCGCGACGCTGCAAGGGTTCATCGTGCTCGACCATCTGGGGCGTGCTGCCGAGGCAAACCGCGAAATCGCCGGTCTGATCGCCGACGGCAAGCTGACGCCGCTCGAGACCGTGGTCGAGGGCTTCGAGCAGCTGCCGACAGCAATCAACATGCTGTTCGACGGAAAGAACGTGGGCAAGTTAATAGTGAAAGTCGCTTGA
- a CDS encoding class I SAM-dependent methyltransferase, with amino-acid sequence MADHTITHVSDTARWTALHRATETARPDPLFRDPLAERLAGEQGRAIAANVPWRDRSGFWLVARTKLIDDAIADALANGCDRVLNLAAGLDTRPYRLDLPSELTWIEADLPKLLAEKAQLLSDETPRCRLIRTAVDLADPDARQAFFDEALAGATKAFVLTEGLSMYLEFHDIEALSGAIKRPEVTWWMLDVAFPGLRKRINKNVDGIAESAPFKFAPENGLTFFEDRGWRVVEAESVLEAAHRFHRLPLWMRPLAWLPKADLRHPGNAPGSAVALLTH; translated from the coding sequence ATGGCCGACCACACGATCACTCATGTTTCCGATACCGCCCGATGGACGGCGCTGCACCGGGCCACCGAGACGGCGCGTCCGGACCCGCTGTTCCGTGACCCGCTCGCGGAGCGTCTCGCAGGTGAACAGGGCCGCGCCATCGCGGCCAACGTGCCCTGGCGGGACCGCAGCGGGTTTTGGCTGGTCGCGCGCACGAAGCTGATCGACGACGCCATCGCCGACGCGCTGGCGAACGGCTGCGACCGCGTGCTGAACCTGGCCGCCGGTCTGGATACCCGGCCCTACCGTCTAGACCTTCCGTCCGAGCTCACCTGGATCGAGGCCGATCTGCCCAAGCTGCTCGCGGAAAAGGCACAGCTGCTGTCCGACGAGACGCCGCGCTGCCGGCTGATCCGCACGGCCGTCGATCTCGCGGACCCGGACGCCCGGCAGGCCTTTTTCGACGAGGCGCTGGCCGGCGCGACGAAGGCCTTCGTGCTGACCGAGGGACTGTCGATGTACCTCGAATTTCACGACATCGAAGCGCTTTCGGGCGCGATCAAACGGCCCGAGGTGACCTGGTGGATGCTCGATGTCGCCTTCCCCGGCCTGCGCAAGCGGATCAACAAGAATGTCGACGGGATAGCCGAAAGCGCTCCGTTCAAGTTCGCGCCGGAAAACGGGCTGACGTTCTTCGAGGACCGCGGCTGGCGGGTTGTCGAGGCGGAGTCGGTGCTCGAGGCCGCCCACCGATTTCACCGCTTGCCGCTCTGGATGCGCCCGCTTGCCTGGCTGCCCAAAGCGGATCTGCGCCATCCGGGCAACGCACCCGGAAGTGCGGTCGCGCTGCTTACTCATTGA
- a CDS encoding TIGR03560 family F420-dependent LLM class oxidoreductase has product MRISVKFDQSFEYPELEQLWRVADRLGFPSLWDYDHFYGPAEHPAPTYEGWTTLAAMAAVTERARIGCLVSGVTYRHPAILAKMAVTVDHISGGRLDFGIGAGWHEAEHRGYGISLPSPGIRVAMVDEALTVIRRLWTQDSVTFKGQFFTLENALCEPKPLQQPHPPIVVAGTEPKMLQVIARHADIWNMPGHEGPQRWQAVNARLDEACVDVGRDPADVRRSAQLSLHPAVPDDVDEQLALLPEFERLGCQHIVLAFRQPPTTALLERCVALDSPSATPPTVAL; this is encoded by the coding sequence ATGCGTATCTCGGTCAAATTTGACCAGAGTTTCGAATACCCCGAACTCGAACAATTGTGGCGCGTCGCTGATCGCCTGGGCTTCCCCTCGCTGTGGGACTACGACCATTTCTACGGGCCGGCGGAACACCCGGCCCCGACCTATGAGGGTTGGACCACGTTGGCCGCAATGGCCGCCGTCACCGAACGGGCGCGAATCGGTTGTCTGGTTTCCGGCGTGACCTACCGGCATCCAGCGATCCTCGCCAAAATGGCGGTGACCGTCGACCACATTTCCGGCGGCCGGCTCGACTTCGGCATCGGCGCCGGCTGGCACGAGGCCGAACATCGCGGGTATGGGATCAGTCTTCCCAGCCCTGGCATCCGGGTCGCGATGGTCGACGAGGCACTCACCGTGATCCGGCGCCTCTGGACACAGGACTCGGTCACCTTCAAGGGGCAGTTCTTCACGCTCGAAAACGCACTCTGCGAGCCGAAGCCCCTTCAGCAACCGCACCCGCCGATCGTGGTCGCGGGGACCGAGCCAAAGATGTTGCAGGTCATCGCCCGCCACGCCGATATCTGGAACATGCCTGGGCACGAGGGGCCCCAACGATGGCAGGCGGTCAACGCTCGACTCGACGAAGCATGCGTCGACGTGGGACGCGACCCGGCCGACGTTCGGCGTTCCGCACAGCTATCGCTGCACCCTGCGGTGCCCGACGATGTCGACGAGCAGTTGGCACTATTGCCCGAATTCGAGCGACTCGGCTGCCAGCACATCGTGTTGGCGTTTCGCCAGCCACCGACGACGGCACTGCTCGAACGCTGCGTCGCATTGGATTCACCATCAGCTACGCCGCCGACCGTCGCCCTCTAG